One Hevea brasiliensis isolate MT/VB/25A 57/8 chromosome 6, ASM3005281v1, whole genome shotgun sequence genomic window, AACACTGGACTTCCATCACCAAGAGCTAGCAAATGGTGTTGCCTAGCATGTTGAACAAAGGAGAGCAGTGATTGAAAAGGAAAGATGGAAAAAGCAAATAATGTTTAgaataatagtttttttttttatatggatGTAATCTTAATTTAATTTGCTTGTTATAAATATATGATACTTTGCAtggattatttaattttaataatatatacatTTAAATTATAtggaatcaaaattattgtgatcGATCTATTGTATTTGATTATGAatttttgtgataaatttataaaaattataagaaattaaaaaaaatgacaaaTAATAACAAATTAGCAACAGATTATTGATGGATTTGCGACGGAAATTTGGTTGATGGTTATTGAGATTTAGCGATAGCAATTAGTTTCGCTAATTCTGTTGCTAACATTAGCGACGGAAATAGAAAATTGGTTGCAAAAATCAGCGACGGCGTTTAAGCAGATTGTTATCCGTTACAAATCCGTTGCTGAAACTTTCAGCGACAGCAACAGACTTTCAGCGACGGATTCTCCCGTCGCTAATGCCCTTTTTTTTTTGTAGTGACTTACGTAGATATATGACACACATCTATATATAATTTTACAGTCTAGATTGAGTTTATCTTGTAATCTCACTTATACTTTGGTCGTCCATTATATAACCCGCACGTctaagcaaaaaatttctccatgagATTGAGCTTGACTTTACttccaaaatttaattttatgaaaaaactTTACATAAATCTTATacattcaaaatataaatatataaattttatcattcatattatattttaaatttacagTAAATCAATTCTAAATAAGaatttatctttaattttttctGTGTTGGACTTGGGTCAGTTCCTATTGGCCTAATGTGTCCACTTGTTGCCTCAATAGTTGGAACAACCAGGGAATTAGTTAAACATTATCTATTAGGGCATGGAGTTTCTTTATCTATGCTTATAGAAACAtgggatttatttctttctttcttacttTCATTTTAGAGGCATGGAATTTCCATGCTTCTTTTAACAAAACGTCTGTTAGGATCTGTAAATGAATAGACCAAACTCCAATCAATAATATCCCAAATATGATAATCGCAAGATTCATAAAATTTATATGAGAAATGGAATTAATATGGAACcatgagaaataaataaattaattaagaaaatgtTAAAATTGCAAGATCCTGTTAACTAAATAATTTCtgcatataataaataaataaacaaatgaaTAAATAATCTCTAAAATCTTCTTATTAATGATTCAGAAAGCCAACTGCTGGTTAGCCTACAAAATCAATTACAAGTCTATATCCATCAAATTGAAAGGCTTTCAGGCCAAGAAAATTGATAAGCATTAAATATTAGTAGCAGTTAATATTAAAGTGAAATAACATCAGTCATTGAAATCTCAGTATAATCAATTTCGTTCTGTGAATTCATACCAATCTTGCTAAGCCTAAGCAGACTCCCAGTTGCCAAAATTGCCTTAGGATTAATATCATGCAAAGACCTTGCATATAAACTTCTAATTGCTACACAAGCAGCATCACTCAATTCCTTATCTTTTTTAGGACCCAAAAGACAATGACCCAATATTCTCAATGCAGGCTGCAAAAGCTCCCATGGAAGTGGAATTCTCCCCTCCTTCTTTCCTTTCTCCTCGTAAACgctgccaccacctccacctccacctccacctccacctccactgcTGTCCCCTTCTTTACCTCCACCTCCACTGCTTTCCCCTTCTTTACCTCCACCTCCACTGCTGTCGCCTTCTTTACCTCCTCCTCCACTGCTTTCCCCTTCTTTACCTCCTCCTCCACTGCTTTCACCTTCTTCACCTCCACCTCCACTGCTGTCCCCTTCTTCATCTCCACATCCCCTGCTGTCCCCATTTTCACCTCCGCCTAGGTTTTCCTTATACATATCACCCTCTTGACCAGCCCATACCTCACAAAACTCGCAGAAGTCTATTTTAGATCCCACAGGCATCAAAGATATCTTGCTAAAATATAATTCCAATGCAACTCCAACAATTCTTGCCCTCCTTGTTGATCTCACTGTCCCATGAGGCTCCAAGCTTGGCGATATCACCGCTAGGTTTAGATCAGTGGAGTTGTTCCTTGAAGCCTCCTTGGTTTCATGATATACACTGGAATTTGATAAATCGGGTATGTTCACCGTTATAGCCTGGCCATTCCTGGATGTGGTTTCATGGGCGTAGAGAGCCAGCAAAACCGCCTCGAACCCAGCTAAGGGTTTTCGTAAAGGGACGCGAGAGAGGTATAGTCCGGCAATGATAGGGAGGAAACGGAGAACTACGAGTTGGAGTTGAGGGCTGGTGGATTGGAACGTGTCATAAAACCACCGGCAGAGGTTGTTGTCGCCAGCACCAGAGTCGGGGTGGCGGAGGAGAGAGGAGATTTGGGAGGAGACATGAGGATCATGGAGGAGAGAGAAGGCAGGGTCTTGAGAGGAGATGAGAGAAGGAGGGATTGTAGTAATGGAAGAAAGGGATTGGATGGCTGATTGGATTTTGTAGGAGTAATCAGTCAATGAGGATTGGGAGGGTTTATGGGAGgtggcggtggtggtggtggcagtaGTGGTTGTGGCTGTGGCTTCAGAGGCGAAGCTATCTTGCGACATTGGACCGTTATGAGAGGTATCAGGTATCTTAGGAAGAAGAAGGCCATGAAGAGAAAATTTACAAAATAGAAGATGAGGAGAGAATTAAGGAGGAAAAATAGGATCGGCTGTTTTACTTCTCCATTCTTTTGGCTACAACAAATATATccttaaaaaaaattgatatataaattaattttaatttatacttaaatattgatgatgtctaatataatatattataaaaacaaagatacttaaattgtaaaattaaattatttttattatgaatttatcattaattttgaaTATGTAATTCTACACGCTAAAATTCAGACGTTTTATCGCAAATTTCCTAGACCAAGTttgttatattataaattttctatattaattttaattaattttgttttaatttgaagtcagttttttatttattctaattctattttaatttaattaattaatttattaaaaaattttgtattttccactatttattattataatcttTAAGCATTTATAACATAAAAATCAAAATTTGTCAATAATTCCTCATATGAaatatcttttaattattttaaaatatcttTATTATTAGTATTATAAATTCTTTATCACAAGTTGATGACATGACCGTGGTGGATAATTAATTCTCACATTTGATATCATATTCGCATGCAAAAtatcttatatttttttttagaattttggtTGTATCGTGAAAATTGATATATCCTTTGAtcccttaatgtaaattttgcacAACCAAAtccaagaaaagaaaaatcatatggtcctttttcattaaaattttcagCACActatgtaattttatttgtaattgaaGTCATAAATTTCTAAcgacatttaaaattttagatatatatatatatataaagttaggGGGTCAACGATAAATACAAGGTGTCTTGTATTCAAATTTAGGGGTCAATGACGGacataataattaaacttaaaaaatatttaatttgacttgtaaattaatttaaacttataaacatttaaaatttaaaataattacatgtttagttaaaataattattaatttgtaATGAGAAGCTAATATATTTGGTAAAAAGTAAGCATACTTATTGTTAGAATtgttaaaaagaatattaaatgagATATatgttgaaattttaaaaattaaataagagtaATATGATTAAATATATTTGGTCGAAATAAATTATAAGTATTAAAATAAAATGCTGATCCCCcaacttattattatttttttaagcttataagcctaaaatatataataaataaaaagataaatttatttttaaagcatATAAGCTAGTTAAGATTTGATCAATTTGTAAGTTAAGAAAAACATTTTATTAGTTATCTTTTAATGTGTTTCATTcacaattttaaaattcatttttcattattggaaggaaatttaaaaaatattagttattaatttttttttaaattttagttgaatcaataaaaataaatttttaaaaatgttattttttttgtttaattggatcaataaataaatataattattttaaacttccactaaaaaattattttaggaGGCCAAATTTGAGAGTTCATTAAAAATATATTCACATTTAACCTTCttccattaaaaattaaaatcttacAGGGGCAGTGGCCCATGCCAGCCACTTaagcctatatatatatatatatatatatatatatatatatatatatatatatatatatatatatatatatatatatatatatatatataaatcaaaaaatcaaattgaatcaattcaattcaattggtttgattttttatttaatcaATGTGGTTCAATTTGAGATTTGAGATTTTTTAGTTTTTGGTttggttcaattttttttaatatatatatatatatatcaaaaaatcaaattgaatcaattcaattcaattggtttgattttttatttaattaatgtgGTTcgatttgagatttttttttatttttggttcggttcaatttttttaatgaaaaacaaaagaaaaatcgaACCGATTGAAACCCTTATGCTACATCATTTAGCGTGTTTGTATTTAACGAATACATAATATCCTTATCcctttatttctcttcttttctcagaTGAAAGCCATGTACTCCTTGGTTCTTGTTCTTCTTAACTTCTCCTTCCTCCTTTTTACCTCATCCTTCTcatactcttcttcttcttcttgaaaTTTTCTTCACTCGCGTACCAAGTGAGATCCATAGATATTTTTGCACATATTTACCCAATACTCTGCTCCTCATCAATAAATCCATCACCAACCAAGTTCTCAATGTTGCCACCCAAGTTTTCGTCTCTTGGCTACTCTTACTCCTGCTTGTTCCCCTCTCGGCTACTCTTCGCTGCTTAAGTGCTTTTGTGTACATAGTCCAGTCGAGAGCTTTTGACAAAACTGCATAGCTCAACCAATTTCCCCAAGACCCATAGTAAGCCTCACCGTTCCCAAACCCATAACCAGGACCAAAATCAAGGCCTaacatacaaaaaaagaaaaaaaaaccacTATAAATTTATTTGGGCCAACTCAACCCAATTTCTATAAGAAATCCCCTACTAGGGGAGTCTAGCTCAACCCTAATACATAGAATGTACAAACCATCTCAtatcataaattttttattaaataatataatatattcataAGCCAATGTCACAGCAGAATTCTAGTAattaaacaaataattaaataaataaacaaataaatagacacaataaaagCTATTAAACTATGAAGCACAACTTGCGAAGGAAAATGCAGGTTAGTATCGAAAAGTAAACTTGCTCTTCCTATAACCTGAGAAAAATATTTGAATACAAATGAGCAGtcgactcagagagtttagatattaattataggtacaatttttataactatctaaaactgcTTCATTCCTACTATGAAATGCACATCCAACACAAAATAAATAATTCACCCAATATTCACACGAGaagttaatttggagctactcacacATCCAGTGTATCACGTcaatgtgtgtgtgtatatatatatatatatatgggagttgatcccctatacagctctcttaatctaatacTTATCAGCGAGGTCAACTTAAgccagactttcacttaataatcccAGTGCGGGGGCcaatgagatcaactcaaagccatgctCATaccgacttatccatatataaggattgagtcccagtgagtcaagctccagtCGCGATTATTCATCCTATCCATATCCACACTATACTCATGCCAACACACACACAGAGCTCCAAATTATCATCAGAGCGGCAATCACAAATAAATAACAATAAATAATTATGCAGCAACTAAAATGTCTCTAACatattaactatttatgtgcataattaattatttatagaatGTATAAGCATGCCAGATATATAATTactattgaaattacaaaaataattaatatctaactCACAGACTGATCGACTTGACTGCAGCTGGTCCTGCTGGAAGGAGAAGTGGCTAGCATCGATCGCCTAAACATGCACACTGACCTCTATCAAAAGACTGACaaaattaaccaattaatttaatttaaaaaataagaatAATTCCTAAGATcgtgtaaaaatttcggcagagtcttTCCTATAACTAGACCTAACCCGCTATAAGAAACTCATAAACAACAACACACAGGGCCTCAGGCCCACCACAACAATTATAATGCCCATTCAGGGCCTACAAGAAACCTAATCTAGGTCCAATCAGCCAAACTCCAACTAGGGTTCCTAACTCCTCTatagtttaaatatttattttcagtacttcaaaaattatgaaaatattcctGGAGGTCCTCCATATTGTCCTTGCATTAATCAAAGTcactttactaaatttttctaagCCAAGAATATTGTATAGATTTAACCAGCTAACTTAATCAAAGCACAAACTACCCAACTTGAGTTAGGGACTACCTTTGCAAATTCTTCTACCTGGAACACTTTTAGGATgtctaaaaatgctgaaaatgacTGTAAATATGATCACTTTCTAAGACAGCCCGTCGGACACCCTAATCGGGCTGAAAACTCGTTCTCGAGTGTCAGTGAGCTATCGCAGATTCGATCGCACTTAAACAAAgcccataaattattaataattattataaaattatatttaatttgtggGCATCGAAAAGGGTTGAAAATGATCTGGGTCATCCAATGATTGCCTTTTTCAAATAGTATCCAATCAGAGAGTTTAGTCCCATCTCGAAGGTTTCATCACTCTGAGTTCAACGGTAGTCTTGGATTGCCGATCTGATGGTTGGATCATCAGAAAATTGGCTAGAAAGTTGCTGCCTAACCCAcctttctctcttctctccctcgcTAGAAAACACCATGGAATCTGGCAAGGAAGCTTGGGTCTTGAAACTAGGAATGCGAGAGGCCTGTTGCTAGTTGGATTTTGGCCGTCCAATGTCTGGATTTGCCGGAAACACGTGGAGAAGGCTTCGAGGTGTTCCTCTATTCTCTTTCACGTTCCTTGCTGTCCAGACGCTGTCACTGCCATTCTTGTTGCCGTGGAGCTCGCCTGTTGTCGCTAGGGGCCAGTTGTCCACCATCCGCGTCGCTGGTTCGTTGGCTAAAGGGAAAATGAGAGGGAGaaagtgagggagagagtgaggttGGGGAGAAAGAAAAAAGGGGGGGGGGAGTTTGTTTgtagatttgaattttttttttttttacttttaattacccTTTTAGTTCTTGAACTTTTTGGGTATATTCAAATGGGTCCAAAATTCTTTTCAATTGGGTCCCAAAAtacaaatatatgtataattaaataatacaaaaaatacaataataataataataataataataataataataataataataataataataataataataataattaatcaaaTCTTAGAACCAATgttaacaataataaaataatattttttgttaattgatttaatattaatatttaaaactaatcatttcatttaaaattggactattaaataattttataaaatatgtttacaaataacattaaaaatatataaatgaaagtgttacaaaattataaattagttagacaatattaaaataatatttaaatactataaacaaatataaaatttatattttaaaattcaggttattacaATAGTAAAGATGCTACCaaatctcttcatgaaaaatttgtaattgatttttgattGTGGATTTATTGTTCTAATTGAACAGATTTCTTTACGGGTAATGGATTTGTGTtgtaattgattttgattatGAATTTATAGTTCTAAttaaatagatttattcataggTAAGAAGTTTgtgttataattgatattgattgtgGATTTGTAGTTCTAATTGAACAGATTTCTTTATGGGTAATTGGTTTGTGTtgtaattgattttgattatGAATTTGTAGTTGAACAAATTTCTTCATGGGTAATGGGTTTATGTTATACTTGATTTTGATTATAGATTTGTGATTCTAAATGGAAAGATAAATGGATATGAGATTGTGCATAGCCACAGTGCACTAATTTTCTATTTTGCTTGAATGTTTGAAAATTCGATTTTcttaaaatcga contains:
- the LOC110652758 gene encoding uncharacterized protein LOC110652758, with amino-acid sequence MSQDSFASEATATTTTATTTTATSHKPSQSSLTDYSYKIQSAIQSLSSITTIPPSLISSQDPAFSLLHDPHVSSQISSLLRHPDSGAGDNNLCRWFYDTFQSTSPQLQLVVLRFLPIIAGLYLSRVPLRKPLAGFEAVLLALYAHETTSRNGQAITVNIPDLSNSSVYHETKEASRNNSTDLNLAVISPSLEPHGTVRSTRRARIVGVALELYFSKISLMPVGSKIDFCEFCEVWAGQEGDMYKENLGGGENGDSRGCGDEEGDSSGGGGEEGESSGGGGKEGESSGGGGKEGDSSGGGGKEGESSGGGGKEGDSSGGGGGGGGGGGGSVYEEKGKKEGRIPLPWELLQPALRILGHCLLGPKKDKELSDAACVAIRSLYARSLHDINPKAILATGSLLRLSKIGMNSQNEIDYTEISMTDVISL